The following proteins are co-located in the Paludibaculum fermentans genome:
- the tkt gene encoding transketolase, which yields MPTQSIDTSLDLTCINTIRALTVDAVNAAQSGHTGTPIAMAPVAYTLWQEFLRFDPEDPAWPNRDRFILSVGHASMLLYSLFYLCGVKAVRRMGERSSQLTVTLDDIRNFRHLGSHCSGHPEYELTAGVETTTGALGQGVANSVGMAIAAQWLGARFNRPGFPLFDYRTYALCGDGCLMEGVSAEAASLAGHLKLSNLCWIYDNNHVTNEGRTSLAFSEDVEHRFLAQGWRVVRVADANNLELLGQAFTTAGQTADRPTLIIIDSHIGWGVPGKQDTRAAHAGPLTLREANMAKAAWGWHDEREFFVPEGVREHFARDIGRRGAALRNAWMEMLDRYTEQYPEAAAELHALLHGELPEGWDATLPTFAADPEGIATSEASGIALNKVAERVPWLLGGSADLGTSIRTRLCFPGAGDFDANHRAGRNFHFGVREHVMGAILNGLALSGLRPFGSGYLIFSDYMRGAMRMSSLMEIPVIHIFGHDSIGLGQDGPTHQPVEQLASLRATPHLMTIRPADANEVSAAWRIVMGQRHQPVALVLSKQAIPVIDRKQYAPAEGLLRGAYILADTPGGRPDVLLLATGSEVALCLETFEVLRRDGVRARVVSMPCWDLFEHQSAQYRDNVLPPAVTARVSVEAASTFGWSRYVGLRGCSLGMETFGASGPLKELRGWFGFTVEHIATEARNQIAKNPAQWANL from the coding sequence ATGCCGACCCAATCCATTGATACCAGCCTTGACCTGACCTGCATCAATACCATCCGCGCCCTCACTGTCGACGCCGTCAATGCCGCTCAATCCGGCCACACAGGCACGCCCATCGCCATGGCTCCCGTGGCCTACACGCTCTGGCAGGAATTCCTTCGCTTTGATCCGGAGGACCCGGCCTGGCCGAATCGCGACCGTTTCATACTGAGCGTCGGTCACGCCTCCATGCTGCTGTACTCGCTCTTCTATCTCTGCGGGGTGAAGGCCGTGCGGCGCATGGGCGAGCGCAGCAGCCAACTCACCGTCACCCTGGACGACATCCGCAACTTCCGGCACCTGGGCAGCCACTGCTCCGGCCATCCCGAGTACGAACTCACCGCGGGCGTCGAGACGACCACGGGCGCGTTGGGCCAGGGCGTCGCCAACTCCGTGGGCATGGCGATCGCCGCCCAGTGGCTGGGCGCCCGGTTCAACCGGCCCGGTTTTCCGCTATTCGACTACCGCACTTACGCCTTGTGCGGCGATGGCTGCCTGATGGAGGGGGTCTCCGCCGAAGCGGCCTCCCTCGCCGGACACCTGAAGCTCTCCAACCTCTGCTGGATCTACGACAACAACCACGTCACGAATGAAGGCCGGACCAGTCTCGCCTTCAGCGAAGATGTCGAGCACCGCTTCCTCGCGCAGGGCTGGCGCGTGGTGCGTGTGGCCGACGCCAACAACCTCGAGCTTCTCGGCCAGGCGTTCACCACCGCCGGCCAGACGGCGGATCGCCCCACGCTCATCATCATCGATAGCCACATCGGCTGGGGCGTGCCCGGCAAACAGGACACCCGCGCCGCCCATGCCGGCCCGCTCACCCTGCGCGAGGCAAACATGGCGAAAGCGGCCTGGGGCTGGCACGATGAGCGCGAGTTCTTTGTGCCGGAAGGCGTGCGGGAACACTTCGCGCGCGACATCGGCCGGCGCGGCGCCGCACTGCGGAATGCCTGGATGGAGATGCTGGACCGCTATACTGAGCAGTACCCGGAGGCAGCCGCCGAACTCCACGCCCTGCTGCACGGCGAGCTGCCCGAGGGCTGGGACGCAACCCTCCCCACCTTCGCCGCCGATCCGGAAGGCATCGCGACCTCGGAGGCTTCTGGCATCGCCCTGAACAAGGTCGCTGAGCGCGTGCCTTGGCTACTCGGCGGCTCCGCCGATCTGGGCACCTCCATCCGCACCCGGCTGTGCTTTCCCGGAGCCGGCGACTTCGACGCCAACCATCGGGCCGGCCGCAACTTCCACTTCGGTGTGCGCGAGCACGTCATGGGCGCCATTCTGAACGGTTTGGCCCTCAGCGGTCTGCGTCCGTTCGGCTCCGGCTATCTCATCTTCAGCGACTACATGCGCGGCGCCATGCGGATGTCCAGCCTGATGGAGATCCCGGTGATCCACATCTTCGGCCACGACTCCATTGGCCTTGGCCAGGATGGCCCCACGCATCAGCCCGTCGAGCAGCTCGCCTCCCTGCGCGCCACGCCGCACCTGATGACCATCCGGCCGGCCGACGCCAACGAGGTCTCCGCGGCATGGCGAATCGTCATGGGTCAGCGCCACCAGCCCGTTGCGCTGGTCCTCTCCAAGCAGGCCATTCCCGTCATCGACCGCAAACAATATGCCCCAGCCGAGGGTCTCCTGCGCGGCGCTTACATCCTGGCGGACACGCCCGGCGGCCGTCCGGACGTCCTCCTGCTGGCCACCGGCAGCGAAGTGGCGCTATGCCTGGAGACCTTTGAAGTGCTGCGGCGCGACGGCGTGCGGGCCCGTGTCGTCAGCATGCCTTGCTGGGATCTGTTCGAGCATCAGAGCGCGCAGTATCGCGACAACGTACTGCCGCCGGCCGTCACCGCGCGCGTCTCCGTGGAGGCCGCCTCCACCTTCGGCTGGAGCCGCTATGTCGGTCTGCGCGGCTGCAGCCTGGGCATGGAGACGTTCGGAGCTTCTGGCCCCCTGAAAGAACTCCGCGGCTGGTTTGGCTTCACCGTCGAGCACATCGCCACCGAAGCCAGGAACCAGATTGCGAAAAATCCGGCCCAATGGGC